The Cherax quadricarinatus isolate ZL_2023a chromosome 78, ASM3850222v1, whole genome shotgun sequence genome contains a region encoding:
- the LOC128701623 gene encoding probable glutamate receptor gives MARPLREVLVNPKVVRGLQEHPGTYRFEGGASMVVSAVHWPPHVVVTEDASGRLSIEGPLANLLDTLAASLNFTYHIVKPADGSWGAKFKNGTWSGMVGQVLQQEVDIALGPFGITESRSKVVDFTRSFYFDDRSILARKGAPEVDPWGFMHPFTEMVWCALLLTLFLAWLSLVVLGRDHKGYGHITWASNLLFQQLRVLIQQDAPVKLFRGRERFLVGGWVVVAMMLVWSYQSTLVALLAVRYIPQPIRSIRDVVNNPSLTVIMEPNTIVTDTISTIKFGDLKELNDLKYIGRVDYQPASNFPQALDNLVRRHTHVIISTSLSSDLFIADLYAKTGKCDFYKARQTFFTSTHCIIGQKGSPIVPVISYRIRPLVESGLYVYWLFRNIHFLASCKASPSKITVREALSLSNLLGILVLLGAGTFLATLVFCLELCITGHCSAKRCFSGRLSASRGFSGHCSA, from the exons ATGGCCCGACCACTGAGAGAAGTACTGGTGAACCCGAAAGTGGTAAGAGGTCTGCAggaacaccctggtacctacag GTTCGAGGGCGGAGCTTCAATGGTGGTGTCTGCCGTTCACTGGCCACCTCacgtagtagtaacagaagacgcTAGTGGACGCCTCTCCATTGAGGGGCCCTTGGCTAACCTCCTGGACACCCTCGCTGCCTCCCTCAACTTCAC GTACCATATAGTGAAACCAGCAGATGGCTCCTGGGGCGCAAAGTTCAAGAATGGCACCTGGTCTGGCATGGTTGGCCAAGTGCTACAACAG GAGGTGGACATCGCTCTGGGGCCATTTGGCATCACTGAGAGCAGGAGTAAAGTGGTCGACTTCACCCGCTCTTTCTACTTCGACGACCGCAGCATCCTGGCAAGGAAGGGCGCTCCTGAGGTTGACCCCTGGGGTTTCATGCATCCCTTCACAGAGATGGTGTGGTGTGCACTGCTGCTGACGCTGTTCCTAGCCTGGCTATCTCTCGTTGTGCTTGGTCGTGACCACAAAGGTTACGGTCACATCACGTGGGCTTCGAACCTCCTCTTCCAGCAGCTAAGAGTGCTCATCCAACAAG ACGCACCAGTGAAGTTGTTCCGCGGGCGCGAGCGTTtcctggtgggtgggtgggtggtggtggctatgATGCTGGTCTGGAGCTACCAGAGCACCCTGGTGGCATTACTGGCGGTGCGATATATACCCCAACCCATACGGAGTATCAGGGACGTCGTGAACAACCCCTCCCTCACCGTCATCATGGAGCCCAACACCATTGTCACCGACACTATCTCC ACAATCAAGTTCGGTGATTTGAAGGAGCTGAACGACCTAAAGTACATTGGTCGTGTGGATTACCAGCCAGCATCCAACTTTCCCCAGGCTCTAGATAATCTGGTGAGGCGCCACACACACGTCATCATCAGCACCAGCCTCTCCTCTGACCTCTTCATTGCTGACCTCTACGCCAAAACAG GAAAGTGCGACTTCTACAAGGCGCGACAGACCTTTTTCACCTCGACTCACTGTATCATTGGACAAAAGGGCAGCCCGATCGTGCCAGTCATCAGCTAtcg GATTCGACCCTTAGTGGAGTCGGGGTTGTACGTCTACTGGTTGTTCCGAAACATTCATTTCCTCGCCAGCTGCAAGGCATCACCCTCCAAGATCACCGTCAGGGaggctctctctctcagtaacctCTTG GGCATCCTAGTGTTACTGGGGGCTGGCACTTTCCTTGCCACCCTCGTCTTCTGTCTCGAGCTCTGCATCACTGGACACTGCTCCGCCAAACGCTGCTTTTCTGGACGTCTCTCAGCCTCACGCGGCTTTTCTGGGCACTGCTCCGCCTGA